A portion of the Bifidobacterium sp. ESL0800 genome contains these proteins:
- a CDS encoding class C sortase, giving the protein MSLRNHASAAGKDADVNGRGVAPSDPLALSFAQALRGGFEPKSRVKRIVIRVVDVLIVVCIVGFLTALAWFPVRWAYSMYLENDEIEASVDRISHWPQGKVAEEYHRAQAYNQRVAASGQPALGEFVDPFQAGKPGAKTESEKDSEYQSLLNTGDGIMGTIRIPKISVKLPIRHGTSDKVLEHGVGHLYGTSLPVGGASTNAVLSGHNGLTSALLFTRLDELDKGDIFYIQTLGRTMGYRVVGIHVIKPTDTHLYKVVPGKDLVTLMTCTPYGVNTERLIITGTRQAIPDPIPDPDDARGDGLLYGVSLAFLGLILGLPAVRLSHRKPWEIRHASAAGPRPPRRWISIPAAWFVKR; this is encoded by the coding sequence ATGTCATTACGCAACCATGCTTCCGCCGCCGGCAAAGACGCCGACGTCAATGGTCGCGGTGTAGCGCCGAGCGACCCGCTCGCCCTTTCCTTTGCCCAGGCCCTTCGCGGTGGCTTCGAGCCCAAAAGCCGGGTCAAACGTATCGTCATCCGTGTCGTCGACGTGCTGATTGTGGTTTGCATCGTCGGTTTTCTCACCGCCCTGGCGTGGTTTCCGGTGCGTTGGGCCTACAGCATGTATCTGGAGAACGACGAGATCGAGGCATCGGTCGACCGCATCTCGCACTGGCCGCAGGGCAAGGTGGCCGAAGAATACCATCGGGCCCAGGCCTATAACCAGCGTGTGGCCGCTTCCGGCCAGCCTGCGCTGGGGGAGTTCGTCGATCCGTTCCAGGCCGGCAAGCCGGGCGCGAAGACCGAGTCGGAGAAGGACAGCGAGTACCAGTCCCTACTCAACACGGGTGACGGGATCATGGGCACGATTCGCATCCCCAAGATTTCGGTGAAGCTGCCGATCCGGCATGGCACTTCCGACAAGGTGCTGGAGCACGGCGTGGGGCATTTGTACGGCACGAGCCTGCCGGTGGGCGGCGCCTCGACGAACGCGGTCTTAAGCGGGCACAACGGCCTGACGAGTGCGCTGCTGTTCACTCGTCTTGACGAGCTGGACAAGGGCGATATCTTCTATATCCAGACGCTGGGCCGTACGATGGGCTACCGTGTGGTCGGCATCCATGTGATCAAGCCGACCGACACGCATTTATATAAGGTCGTGCCCGGCAAGGACCTCGTGACGTTGATGACCTGCACGCCTTACGGCGTCAACACCGAGCGCTTGATTATTACCGGTACACGGCAGGCGATTCCCGACCCGATCCCGGATCCGGACGATGCGCGCGGCGACGGCCTGCTTTACGGCGTCTCGCTGGCTTTCCTGGGTCTTATTCTCGGTCTGCCGGCGGTGCGTCTGAGCCATCGCAAGCCATGGGAGATCCGCCACGCATCGGCTGCCGGCCCCCGCCCGCCACGTCGGTGGATATCTATACCAGCGGCTTGGTTCGTAAAGCGATAA
- a CDS encoding isopeptide-forming domain-containing fimbrial protein: MSRKFSAKSLTGLAVAAATLLAFAPFAGTANAAEENMDVTKFAKTSITINGTAAMMKNHKFAALRIGTYEKATHDGPTLKSITVGTVDGIKSAATGALAAAKVADGISPSTPGSAFVGNPVGEVATNWLGYGASGDDTTSNTATAVSPSKHGYNGHLRTFVTAFAKANGIPDAVSASASTANCGGSSTDCTVDAANESAKISGLDPGIYLVEDTTSDFGGEGTGHKNSIPMLVSTGIEMNDGTKYTTFGSLTLGEVNMKSDAPSVAKTLDKDAGFDPSVGGTLHYQLKSQVPLTTGFAHYVFAMTDHPGTGLTYTDGSQTVKVCPTDSINGAGCTTLAEGTDYTVTKLNDTTEGSATKGDTKYVIFDLTKSIRSQTYENYIFVTYAMSVNNNAQSEQPLRNGIRLAYSNDPGVQPGTDDPGHDPGTGNIVNCPAGTTDMNCKNGSIFDDGSGDNGGSPDADAYFRHFDLINLKKVSGTGLAGAKFTVTDNATNKLVNFYKTANGSYKKAVEQTNTDAAKEPDGTTTPGAQLEVFKTEPAGSADSDAPATDGQLRVDGLKDGTYTVKETVAAPGFSSSFLPSTEVTVGPLSGEGNAKKSAFMNTADTLGLIEAKGSAGNLLEVKMDNDHAVVVNNVTSISQLPLTGGAGVILGLLVLVAFGAGAGVLVFVRRRLNNA; encoded by the coding sequence ATGAGTAGAAAGTTCAGCGCCAAAAGCCTCACGGGCTTGGCGGTAGCAGCAGCCACATTGTTGGCGTTCGCCCCGTTCGCGGGCACGGCCAACGCTGCCGAAGAGAACATGGACGTCACGAAGTTCGCCAAGACGTCGATTACCATCAATGGCACCGCGGCCATGATGAAGAACCACAAGTTCGCGGCTCTGCGCATCGGCACCTACGAAAAGGCCACGCATGATGGCCCGACGTTGAAGTCGATCACTGTCGGCACCGTTGACGGCATCAAGTCCGCGGCCACGGGCGCTTTGGCCGCGGCCAAAGTCGCCGACGGCATTTCTCCGAGCACGCCCGGCTCCGCCTTCGTCGGCAACCCCGTCGGCGAGGTCGCCACGAACTGGCTCGGCTATGGTGCTTCGGGAGACGATACGACTTCGAACACCGCGACTGCCGTCAGCCCGAGCAAGCACGGCTATAACGGCCATCTGCGTACGTTCGTCACCGCGTTTGCCAAGGCCAACGGCATTCCCGACGCGGTGTCGGCCTCCGCTTCGACCGCCAACTGCGGCGGCTCCAGCACCGACTGCACCGTTGACGCAGCCAACGAGAGCGCCAAGATCTCGGGCCTCGATCCTGGCATCTATCTGGTTGAAGACACCACCTCCGACTTCGGCGGCGAAGGCACCGGCCACAAGAACTCCATCCCCATGCTGGTGAGCACCGGCATCGAGATGAACGACGGCACCAAGTACACGACCTTCGGTTCCCTGACGCTCGGTGAGGTCAATATGAAAAGCGATGCCCCCTCCGTCGCCAAGACGCTGGACAAGGACGCCGGCTTCGACCCCTCCGTCGGAGGAACGCTGCATTACCAGCTCAAGAGCCAAGTGCCGCTGACCACCGGCTTTGCCCACTACGTCTTCGCCATGACCGACCATCCCGGCACCGGTCTGACCTACACGGACGGTTCGCAGACCGTGAAGGTCTGCCCCACCGATAGCATCAATGGCGCTGGTTGCACGACCCTGGCCGAAGGTACGGACTACACGGTCACCAAGCTCAACGACACCACGGAAGGCTCCGCGACCAAGGGTGACACCAAGTATGTCATCTTCGATCTGACCAAGTCGATTCGCAGCCAGACCTACGAGAACTACATCTTCGTCACCTATGCCATGTCGGTCAACAACAACGCCCAAAGCGAGCAGCCGCTGCGCAACGGCATCCGCCTCGCCTACTCCAACGATCCCGGCGTTCAGCCCGGAACCGATGACCCGGGTCACGACCCCGGCACCGGCAACATCGTCAACTGCCCCGCCGGCACCACCGATATGAACTGCAAGAACGGTTCGATCTTCGACGATGGCAGCGGCGACAACGGCGGCAGCCCCGACGCCGACGCCTACTTCCGCCACTTCGATCTGATCAACCTCAAGAAGGTCAGCGGCACCGGCCTGGCTGGCGCCAAGTTCACGGTGACCGACAATGCCACCAACAAGCTCGTCAACTTCTATAAGACCGCCAACGGTTCCTACAAGAAGGCCGTCGAGCAGACCAATACGGATGCCGCCAAGGAACCTGACGGAACGACCACTCCCGGCGCCCAGCTCGAGGTTTTCAAGACGGAACCGGCCGGTAGCGCCGACAGCGACGCTCCCGCCACTGACGGCCAGCTGCGCGTGGACGGTTTGAAGGACGGCACCTATACCGTCAAGGAAACCGTTGCCGCTCCTGGGTTCTCTTCGAGCTTCCTGCCTTCCACCGAGGTGACCGTCGGTCCGCTGAGCGGTGAGGGCAACGCGAAGAAGTCCGCCTTCATGAACACCGCCGATACGCTTGGTCTCATCGAGGCCAAGGGCAGTGCGGGCAACCTGCTTGAGGTGAAGATGGACAACGATCATGCCGTGGTCGTCAACAATGTCACCTCCATCTCGCAGCTGCCGTTGACCGGTGGTGCGGGCGTGATCCTGGGCCTGCTGGTCCTGGTCGCGTTCGGCGCGGGTGCGGGCGTGCTGGTGTTCGTGCGCCGTCGCCTCAACAACGCGTAA
- a CDS encoding class C sortase: protein MKCDAPSFETIINDRGGRISARRQMAIRVVDVLIAVFLTAFIVSVCWFPARWTIDMYRESAAVEDSVNRVSRWPQGKIASEYHRAQTYNRRIFESGQEQLGEYTDPFDKDGPKAKTLSQKDAEYQSLLNDGTGVMGTIRIPKISVKMPIYHGTSDEVLLHGAGHLYGTSLPVGGPSTNAVLSGHTGLSSALLFTRLDELKRGDVFYVQTLNRTMGYRVVGIHVIKPSDTHLYKVVPGRDLVTLMTCTPYGVNTERLVITGTRQPIPEPIPDPDDAKGDGVLYGVLVALAGLLLGLPAVRFSRRKPWKIRHAAAGPRPPHVKRRICDTLRM, encoded by the coding sequence GTGAAGTGTGATGCCCCTTCGTTCGAGACCATCATCAACGATCGCGGCGGGCGTATCAGCGCTCGCCGGCAGATGGCCATCCGTGTTGTCGACGTGCTCATCGCGGTTTTTCTGACGGCTTTCATCGTATCGGTCTGCTGGTTCCCCGCGCGCTGGACCATCGACATGTACCGCGAAAGCGCCGCCGTTGAGGACTCGGTCAACCGCGTTTCGCGCTGGCCGCAGGGCAAGATAGCCAGCGAATACCATCGCGCCCAGACCTATAACCGTCGTATCTTCGAATCCGGCCAGGAGCAGCTGGGGGAATATACCGATCCCTTCGACAAAGACGGCCCCAAAGCGAAGACGCTCAGCCAGAAGGACGCCGAATACCAGTCGCTCCTGAACGACGGCACCGGGGTGATGGGCACCATCCGCATCCCCAAGATTTCGGTGAAGATGCCGATCTACCACGGCACTTCCGACGAGGTGCTGCTCCATGGCGCGGGCCATCTCTACGGCACCAGCCTGCCGGTGGGCGGCCCCTCGACCAACGCCGTGCTGAGTGGCCACACCGGCCTGTCGAGCGCGTTGCTTTTCACACGCCTGGACGAGCTGAAGCGCGGCGACGTTTTCTATGTGCAGACCCTCAACCGCACCATGGGTTACCGCGTGGTCGGCATCCATGTGATCAAGCCGAGCGACACCCATCTCTACAAGGTGGTGCCGGGCCGCGACCTGGTGACGCTGATGACCTGCACGCCCTATGGGGTCAACACCGAGCGGCTGGTCATCACCGGCACCCGCCAGCCGATCCCGGAGCCGATTCCGGATCCGGACGACGCCAAGGGCGATGGCGTGCTCTATGGCGTTCTCGTCGCGTTGGCCGGCCTGCTGCTGGGGCTGCCCGCCGTGAGGTTCTCACGCCGTAAGCCGTGGAAGATCCGTCATGCGGCCGCGGGGCCGCGTCCCCCGCACGTCAAACGCAGGATTTGCGACACGCTCCGCATGTAA
- a CDS encoding isopeptide-forming domain-containing fimbrial protein codes for MTKFNIRTLAGAAVSAATLLALAPLGVANAAGPTIDLSTAQGETITINSAEGNLKGHKFAAVKIGDYQNANGDASTHTLSSVSVGTVSTLKTAAKQALVDAKNVAHISAAEDTAYVDNPVGEVASKWLGYGTSGADITSNTPTAVSPSKHGYDGNLRTFVTKLSGSADFQSKIGASNSTVASDSKSATVPVDAPGMYIVEDVTSDFSSAAVGKSRKASIPMLVSTGITTKSGNDTTVYNKLGSKPLNGVNMKSDTPTVKKELVGNDNDPSIGGILHYQLTSSVPLTTGFDHYIFTMIDQPAQTGLTYQNDATVTVGGTSLIKDTDYTVDATKTYPDGSTKYVVFDLSKSILNQTYKDAIVITYTMKVNDHANGGALKNGVTLGYSNNVNKQPSGDGATTGENGDGKGEVTDCSTSSVTPCTNGSITNEGGDTDDTSATIYFRHFDLINLKKADSTGLAGAKFKVTDKSTGNVVKFNKVGNGSYKKAADQSSTNAVSELEVFDAAAPVTHSGDEPASDGQLRVDGLKEGDYTVTETAAAPGFSGTFLPSTDVTLKGNDTTPATDAYTNTKDAVFGLIDAHETLTDVAMNTTGGAILVKNVNSVSQLPLTGGAGVVLALLVVVALAGATSLLIVTRRKLSE; via the coding sequence ATGACAAAATTCAATATCCGTACGCTTGCGGGCGCAGCCGTATCAGCGGCTACGCTGCTGGCGCTGGCGCCGCTGGGCGTGGCCAACGCGGCCGGTCCGACCATCGACCTGAGCACGGCCCAGGGCGAGACCATCACCATCAATTCCGCAGAGGGCAACCTCAAGGGCCACAAGTTCGCCGCGGTGAAGATCGGTGATTACCAGAACGCGAATGGCGACGCCTCGACCCACACGCTTTCCAGCGTGTCCGTCGGCACCGTGTCGACCCTGAAGACCGCCGCGAAGCAGGCTTTGGTCGACGCGAAGAACGTCGCCCATATCTCGGCCGCCGAGGATACGGCGTATGTGGACAACCCCGTGGGCGAAGTCGCTTCGAAGTGGCTCGGCTATGGAACGTCCGGTGCGGATATCACGTCGAACACCCCTACGGCGGTGAGCCCGAGCAAGCACGGCTACGACGGCAACCTGCGTACCTTCGTCACCAAGCTCAGCGGCAGCGCCGACTTCCAGAGCAAGATCGGTGCCTCCAACTCCACCGTCGCTTCGGATTCCAAGAGCGCCACGGTTCCCGTCGACGCCCCGGGCATGTACATCGTCGAGGACGTGACTTCCGACTTCTCGTCGGCAGCCGTCGGCAAGTCGCGCAAGGCTTCCATCCCGATGCTGGTGAGCACCGGGATCACCACCAAGAGCGGCAATGATACGACCGTTTACAACAAGCTGGGTTCAAAGCCTCTGAACGGAGTCAACATGAAGAGCGATACACCGACGGTCAAGAAGGAGCTTGTCGGCAACGACAACGATCCGTCAATCGGTGGTATTCTGCACTACCAGCTCACCAGCTCGGTGCCGCTGACCACCGGTTTCGACCACTATATCTTCACCATGATCGATCAGCCGGCGCAAACCGGTCTGACCTATCAGAACGACGCCACGGTCACCGTCGGCGGCACATCTCTGATCAAGGATACGGACTACACGGTTGACGCCACGAAAACGTACCCCGACGGCAGCACCAAGTATGTGGTCTTCGATCTTTCCAAGTCCATTCTCAACCAGACGTATAAGGACGCTATCGTCATCACCTATACGATGAAGGTCAACGACCATGCGAACGGCGGCGCTCTGAAGAACGGCGTGACGCTCGGCTATTCCAACAACGTCAACAAGCAGCCTTCCGGCGACGGCGCGACGACCGGGGAAAACGGCGACGGCAAGGGCGAGGTCACCGACTGCTCCACTTCCAGCGTTACTCCCTGCACCAACGGCTCCATCACCAACGAAGGCGGCGACACCGACGACACCAGCGCCACCATCTACTTCCGCCACTTCGATTTGATCAACCTGAAGAAGGCCGACAGCACCGGCCTGGCGGGCGCGAAGTTCAAGGTGACCGACAAGTCCACCGGCAACGTCGTGAAGTTCAACAAGGTGGGCAACGGCTCTTATAAGAAGGCCGCCGACCAAAGCTCTACGAACGCGGTCTCCGAGCTTGAGGTCTTCGATGCCGCCGCTCCGGTCACCCACTCCGGCGACGAGCCGGCAAGTGATGGCCAGCTGCGCGTCGACGGTCTGAAGGAGGGCGACTACACCGTCACCGAGACGGCTGCGGCCCCCGGTTTCTCGGGCACGTTCCTGCCGTCCACGGATGTGACGCTGAAGGGCAACGACACCACGCCGGCCACGGACGCCTACACCAACACCAAGGACGCCGTGTTCGGCCTGATCGACGCGCACGAGACGTTGACCGACGTGGCGATGAATACCACGGGCGGCGCGATTCTGGTCAAGAACGTGAACTCGGTCTCGCAACTGCCGTTGACCGGCGGTGCTGGCGTGGTGCTGGCGCTGCTCGTGGTCGTGGCGCTGGCCGGTGCGACCAGCCTGCTGATCGTGACCCGCCGCAAGTTGAGCGAGTGA
- a CDS encoding MFS transporter — MSPSGNQNQNRGAESAGHAPRGVHPIQSVKHVMHIGTGPQRGKTGEPKMQKIHIRRQFLRTKDITVVEEKTLKQAIAGTVVGNFMEWYDFGIYGYLAVTMASVFTSGLPKSMSLIVMLLGFAVSFLVRPLGGIVLGPLGDRVGRQKVLFLTMGMMVVSTALIGILPTSHQIGAWAIMPLYALQMVQGFSTGGEYSGATTYISEFSPDRKRGFYSAWLDMGSYIGSAFGAGMVAITTVVAEHGWGADAMVNGGWRVPYLLTIPLGIIAMALRTHIPETPQFAAHQERQEAEQAQLSHEAREAAWRQESRWDRPGTMLYVIKRHWRRLLIAVAIVAATNTAGYVLTSYMPTYLREEVGTTPTMAAAATVPVLVIMALCLPLIGHLSDIIGRKPIYAIAVISTFVLVYPAFQLLHHGTFWAIQGALAMIAIPVAFYAGVSASTLPALFPTESRFSGMGLSYNFAVSLFGGTTPLVSQALITLTGNHDMPGFYIMFFAIFSGIACIVMRETSASPLPGSMPTVGSEEEARELVLTQEQNPKIDTSTMPMPMITVEIPVGQTLPQRPENIKPVVHTESEADSKQSDDKPDGDGDGDGQS; from the coding sequence ATGTCACCATCGGGAAATCAGAACCAGAACCGCGGTGCGGAGAGCGCGGGACATGCCCCGCGCGGAGTCCATCCGATTCAAAGCGTCAAGCATGTAATGCATATAGGCACGGGCCCGCAACGAGGCAAAACCGGCGAACCGAAAATGCAGAAAATCCATATCCGCCGTCAGTTTTTGCGCACCAAAGACATCACCGTCGTCGAGGAAAAGACGCTGAAACAGGCCATCGCCGGCACCGTGGTCGGCAACTTCATGGAATGGTACGATTTCGGCATCTACGGCTATCTCGCGGTGACGATGGCGAGCGTTTTCACCAGCGGGCTGCCGAAGAGCATGAGCCTGATCGTGATGCTGCTGGGCTTCGCGGTGAGCTTCCTCGTCCGGCCGCTCGGAGGCATCGTCCTGGGACCGCTCGGCGACCGCGTGGGCCGGCAGAAAGTGCTGTTCCTGACGATGGGCATGATGGTGGTCTCCACCGCGCTGATCGGCATTCTGCCCACCAGCCATCAGATCGGGGCCTGGGCCATCATGCCGCTTTATGCGCTGCAGATGGTGCAGGGCTTCTCGACCGGCGGCGAATATTCCGGGGCAACCACCTATATCTCCGAATTCTCGCCCGATCGCAAGCGCGGTTTCTACAGCGCCTGGCTCGACATGGGTTCCTATATCGGCTCGGCGTTCGGCGCGGGTATGGTGGCCATCACCACCGTCGTGGCCGAACACGGCTGGGGCGCGGACGCCATGGTCAACGGCGGCTGGCGCGTGCCCTATCTGCTCACCATCCCGCTGGGCATCATCGCGATGGCTCTGCGTACCCACATCCCCGAAACCCCGCAGTTCGCGGCGCACCAGGAACGCCAGGAAGCGGAACAGGCCCAGCTTTCGCACGAAGCCCGAGAAGCCGCTTGGAGGCAGGAATCGCGCTGGGACCGCCCGGGCACGATGCTGTACGTCATCAAGCGCCACTGGCGCCGTCTACTCATTGCCGTGGCCATCGTCGCGGCCACCAACACCGCCGGCTACGTGCTCACCAGCTACATGCCGACCTATCTGCGCGAGGAAGTCGGCACCACGCCGACCATGGCCGCCGCCGCGACCGTGCCGGTGCTCGTCATCATGGCGCTGTGCCTGCCGCTGATCGGCCATCTTTCCGATATCATCGGCCGCAAGCCCATCTACGCCATCGCCGTGATCTCCACGTTCGTGCTGGTCTACCCGGCCTTCCAGCTGCTGCACCACGGCACGTTCTGGGCCATCCAGGGCGCGCTGGCGATGATCGCCATCCCCGTGGCCTTCTACGCCGGCGTCTCCGCGAGCACGCTGCCGGCGCTGTTCCCCACCGAATCGCGCTTCTCCGGCATGGGACTTTCCTACAATTTCGCGGTCTCCCTGTTCGGCGGCACCACGCCGTTGGTCTCACAGGCGCTGATTACGCTCACCGGCAACCACGATATGCCCGGTTTCTATATCATGTTCTTCGCGATTTTCAGCGGCATCGCCTGCATCGTAATGCGCGAGACGTCGGCTTCGCCGCTGCCCGGTTCCATGCCGACGGTTGGCAGCGAGGAAGAGGCGCGCGAACTCGTCCTCACTCAGGAACAGAACCCGAAGATCGACACCTCGACCATGCCGATGCCGATGATCACCGTCGAAATCCCGGTCGGCCAGACGCTCCCCCAGCGCCCGGAAAACATCAAGCCGGTCGTTCACACAGAATCCGAAGCAGATTCAAAGCAATCCGACGATAAGCCCGACGGCGACGGCGACGGCGACGGCCAAAGCTGA
- the metG gene encoding methionine--tRNA ligase, with protein sequence MTHILVNVAWPYANGPRHIGHVAGFGVPSDVYARYERMKGNDVLMVSGTDEHGTPILVEADKEGVSPQELANRYNRVIAKDLCNLGLSYDLFTRTTTGNHEHVVQELFKQCLKNGYIYKGTQKVAISPSTGRTLPDRYIEGTCPICGADGARGDQCDNCGNELDPDELINPVSKINGEKPEFKETEHFFLDLPALAEANLAWLKTRKGWRTNVINFSLGLFKEVKPRAITRDIDWGIPVPVDGWIDNPNKKLYVWFDAVIGYLSASIEWARRKGEPDAWKKWWNDPQSPAYYFMGKDNITFHSQIWPSEMLAYNGEGSKGGEPGEYGRLNMPEQVVASEFMTMEGKKFSSSRGIVIYVKDILARYPVDAVRYYISIAGPETSDADFTWSEFVRHNNEELAASWGNLVNRVANLMYKNFGEIPELDEDSMTAEDRALLEETATAFDTVGGLIEHHHQKNALNEAMKVVGDINKYISAVEPWKIKDDPKRLGTVLHTCAQAVSDANHLLAPFLPQAAQKVWEALGGVGTFSPLPHIEEVEDLDKPGFTYPIITGDYELGRTVHPWRSEPLIAGTTVPKPSPIFQKIPKEAITEELERFEADLEARKEAEAKRLAEAKEELAENKKSE encoded by the coding sequence ATGACTCATATTTTGGTGAACGTTGCATGGCCGTATGCGAACGGCCCCCGCCATATCGGCCACGTAGCCGGTTTCGGCGTGCCTTCCGACGTGTACGCGCGCTACGAACGTATGAAGGGCAACGATGTCCTGATGGTTTCCGGCACCGACGAACACGGCACCCCGATTCTGGTCGAGGCGGACAAGGAAGGGGTGAGCCCGCAGGAGCTGGCCAACCGCTACAATCGCGTCATCGCCAAGGACCTCTGCAATCTGGGCTTGAGCTACGACCTCTTCACCCGCACCACGACGGGCAACCACGAGCACGTCGTCCAGGAGCTGTTCAAGCAGTGCCTGAAGAACGGGTACATATATAAAGGTACGCAGAAGGTTGCGATTTCGCCTTCCACCGGCCGCACCTTGCCCGACCGCTACATCGAGGGCACCTGCCCGATCTGCGGGGCCGACGGCGCTCGCGGCGACCAGTGCGACAACTGCGGCAACGAACTCGACCCGGACGAGCTGATCAACCCCGTCTCCAAGATCAACGGCGAGAAGCCGGAATTCAAGGAGACCGAGCACTTCTTCCTCGACCTGCCGGCGCTCGCCGAGGCCAATCTTGCATGGCTCAAGACCCGCAAGGGCTGGCGTACCAACGTCATCAACTTCTCGCTGGGCCTCTTCAAGGAGGTCAAGCCGCGTGCCATCACCCGCGACATCGACTGGGGCATCCCCGTGCCGGTCGACGGCTGGATCGACAACCCCAACAAGAAGCTCTACGTCTGGTTCGACGCGGTCATCGGCTACCTTTCGGCCTCGATCGAGTGGGCGCGGCGCAAAGGCGAGCCTGACGCGTGGAAGAAATGGTGGAACGATCCGCAGTCCCCGGCCTATTACTTCATGGGCAAAGACAACATCACCTTCCATTCCCAGATCTGGCCTTCCGAAATGCTCGCCTACAACGGCGAAGGCTCCAAGGGCGGCGAGCCGGGCGAATACGGCAGGCTCAATATGCCCGAGCAGGTCGTTGCCAGCGAGTTCATGACCATGGAGGGCAAGAAGTTCAGCTCCTCGCGCGGCATCGTCATCTATGTCAAGGACATTCTGGCGCGTTACCCCGTCGATGCCGTTAGGTATTACATTTCGATAGCTGGGCCGGAGACCTCTGACGCCGATTTCACCTGGTCGGAGTTCGTGCGTCACAACAACGAGGAACTTGCCGCAAGTTGGGGCAACCTGGTCAATCGCGTTGCCAACCTCATGTACAAGAACTTCGGCGAGATTCCGGAACTTGACGAGGATTCCATGACCGCCGAAGACCGCGCGCTCTTGGAAGAGACGGCCACCGCTTTCGACACGGTCGGCGGGCTCATCGAGCATCACCACCAGAAGAACGCCCTGAACGAGGCGATGAAAGTCGTCGGCGACATCAACAAGTACATCTCCGCGGTCGAGCCTTGGAAGATCAAGGACGACCCCAAGCGTCTCGGCACCGTGCTGCACACGTGTGCACAGGCCGTTTCGGATGCGAACCATCTGCTCGCCCCGTTCCTGCCGCAGGCCGCGCAGAAGGTCTGGGAGGCGCTCGGCGGCGTCGGTACGTTCTCGCCGTTGCCACATATCGAGGAAGTCGAGGATCTCGACAAGCCCGGTTTCACCTATCCGATCATCACCGGAGACTACGAGCTTGGCCGCACGGTGCATCCTTGGCGCAGTGAGCCGTTGATCGCGGGTACGACGGTGCCGAAGCCCTCGCCTATCTTCCAGAAGATTCCGAAAGAGGCCATCACCGAAGAGCTGGAACGCTTCGAGGCCGACTTGGAGGCCCGCAAGGAGGCCGAGGCGAAACGTCTGGCGGAAGCCAAGGAAGAGCTCGCCGAGAACAAGAAATCTGAGTAG